The Pirellulales bacterium genome window below encodes:
- a CDS encoding PDZ domain-containing protein has protein sequence MLGVTVANQAGCVIVTSLYLGGPAERAGLQVGDQIVAIDGQAITSDAQLLGLLGIRQPNERLELLVRRGLWMNRVAVALGPCDAVSSLPRSPAVPMPMQYRRRGAIDGRRALNIYDPYLRAINTNFGS, from the coding sequence ATGCTGGGCGTCACCGTCGCGAATCAAGCGGGATGCGTCATCGTGACCTCGTTATATCTCGGCGGCCCGGCCGAGCGCGCTGGGCTGCAAGTTGGCGACCAGATCGTGGCGATTGACGGTCAGGCAATTACATCCGACGCGCAGCTGCTTGGCCTGCTGGGAATCAGGCAGCCCAACGAGCGCCTGGAACTGCTGGTGCGGCGGGGCCTGTGGATGAATCGTGTCGCGGTGGCGCTGGGGCCCTGCGACGCGGTGTCCTCACTCCCCCGGTCGCCTGCCGTGCCAATGCCGATGCAGTATCGCAGACGCGGCGCGATCGATGGACGGCGTGCTTTGAACATCTATGATCCGTATTTGCGGGCCATCAACACAAACTTCGGATCGTGA
- a CDS encoding PDZ domain-containing protein → MPPAASGAPPAPENAANETAEAKDLAASILGAKIELSDGKVIVSHVKRAGTADRAGVRPGDQITSIEKHPVSSPEDVVKVLSHFKPGDGVVLTVIPKPGPRQIFVAPPLEQAAPAQPGMLGVTLNESAGAVTAGEVSMGGPAVVAGLRSGDQIVAVDGQPVTSKAQILAAVNKHRAGNRISLAIKRGGGQRSVMVRLGARSQVAALPKLWVPSPQTPQQEPASPGSQGVEDPNDEWADPKEAEDLYNVNERALYTDFD, encoded by the coding sequence TTGCCGCCAGCAGCTTCCGGTGCCCCACCTGCGCCTGAGAACGCCGCGAACGAAACGGCGGAAGCCAAGGACCTGGCCGCCTCGATTCTGGGCGCGAAGATCGAATTGTCGGATGGTAAAGTGATCGTCAGCCACGTCAAACGCGCCGGCACCGCCGATCGCGCCGGAGTGCGTCCGGGCGATCAGATCACTTCGATTGAAAAGCACCCCGTCAGTTCGCCGGAGGACGTTGTCAAAGTCCTCAGCCATTTCAAGCCGGGAGACGGCGTGGTGCTGACCGTGATTCCCAAGCCCGGTCCGCGCCAGATTTTCGTGGCGCCGCCTTTGGAGCAGGCGGCTCCCGCCCAGCCTGGCATGTTGGGTGTCACGCTCAATGAGTCTGCGGGGGCGGTTACTGCGGGCGAAGTGTCGATGGGCGGCCCGGCGGTCGTGGCCGGCTTGCGCTCGGGTGATCAAATCGTGGCGGTTGATGGCCAGCCCGTCACTTCCAAGGCTCAAATCCTGGCCGCCGTCAATAAGCACCGCGCCGGCAATCGCATCAGCCTGGCCATCAAGCGTGGCGGCGGGCAGCGAAGCGTCATGGTGCGACTCGGCGCGCGCAGTCAGGTCGCGGCCTTGCCCAAGTTGTGGGTGCCCAGTCCGCAAACGCCGCAACAAGAGCCGGCGTCGCCCGGCTCCCAAGGAGTTGAAGATCCGAACGACGAATGGGCTGACCCGAAGGAAGCCGAGGATCTCTACAACGTCAACGAGCGCGCGCTGTATACCGACTTCGATTGA